Proteins found in one Terribacillus sp. DMT04 genomic segment:
- a CDS encoding SDR family oxidoreductase: protein MKPTALITGASSGIGYHLAKWFAKAGYDLIIVARSKDKLLSLQTELHDSNVTVIPHDLSIPNSAYKLYEKIRDEGKTVEVLVNNAGFGLSGKFEETSFETQQKLMHLNMVSLSNLTRLFIDDIIHSPFKTVPNGILNISSMAAFLPGPHMAAYHASKAYVQWYSEALAEELAPRGVTVTALCPGPTQTEFFKRAGNDKIMSSFRDAPEDVARQGFLGFIKGKRVVFPSMNIQAAVFFMKLLPSKMLAKIAKNMYTK, encoded by the coding sequence ATGAAACCAACTGCTCTAATCACAGGAGCGTCCAGCGGAATCGGCTACCATCTCGCCAAATGGTTCGCTAAGGCTGGCTATGATTTGATTATTGTAGCGAGATCGAAGGATAAACTCCTATCCCTGCAAACAGAATTGCATGATTCGAATGTGACTGTCATTCCTCATGATCTGTCCATACCAAACAGTGCTTACAAGCTTTATGAAAAGATTCGTGATGAAGGAAAAACAGTCGAAGTGCTGGTTAATAATGCTGGCTTTGGACTAAGCGGCAAGTTCGAGGAAACAAGCTTTGAGACGCAGCAAAAACTGATGCATCTCAACATGGTCTCGTTATCCAATCTAACTCGATTGTTTATCGATGATATTATCCATTCTCCATTCAAAACGGTGCCGAATGGGATTCTAAATATCTCTAGTATGGCTGCTTTCCTGCCTGGTCCGCACATGGCAGCCTATCATGCGTCAAAGGCATACGTGCAGTGGTATTCCGAAGCATTGGCTGAAGAATTGGCTCCGAGAGGCGTGACAGTTACCGCACTTTGTCCAGGTCCTACGCAGACTGAGTTTTTCAAACGTGCCGGTAATGATAAGATTATGTCTTCTTTCCGCGATGCCCCAGAGGATGTGGCCCGCCAAGGCTTCCTCGGATTCATAAAAGGTAAACGCGTGGTATTTCCGTCTATGAACATCCAAGCAGCTGTTTTTTTCATGAAGCTGCTTCCTAGCAAAATGCTAGCCAAAATAGCGAAAAATATGTACACAAAATAA
- a CDS encoding xanthine phosphoribosyltransferase: MELLHQAIRERGTIIGDSIVKVDSFLNHEMDTALLYEIGKEFYQKFQHQPVTKIVTIEAGGIAPALMAGLAFGVPVVYAKKQKSLTMKGDVYCESVYSFTKKVYSDVTISKDRLSPDDHVLIVDDFLANGEAAAGLINIIKQAGASAAGIGIVIEKSFQKGRARLEEIGIEVESLARIARIGDGKIEFLQS, encoded by the coding sequence GTGGAATTACTTCATCAAGCAATTCGCGAAAGAGGTACCATTATTGGAGACTCTATTGTAAAAGTCGACAGCTTTTTAAACCACGAAATGGATACAGCCCTTCTATATGAAATCGGTAAAGAGTTTTATCAGAAGTTCCAGCACCAGCCTGTGACAAAAATTGTCACAATTGAAGCAGGCGGAATTGCTCCGGCTCTTATGGCAGGTCTTGCTTTTGGTGTTCCTGTCGTGTATGCCAAAAAGCAGAAGTCCCTTACAATGAAAGGTGACGTCTATTGTGAATCTGTCTATTCCTTTACAAAGAAGGTATATTCAGATGTGACAATCTCAAAAGACCGACTATCTCCGGATGATCATGTCTTAATTGTTGATGATTTTCTAGCCAACGGAGAAGCGGCCGCGGGGTTGATAAATATTATAAAACAAGCTGGTGCATCAGCTGCTGGTATTGGAATTGTTATCGAAAAAAGTTTCCAAAAAGGGAGAGCTCGGTTGGAGGAAATAGGTATAGAAGTAGAATCCTTAGCTCGTATTGCTCGTATTGGAGATGGGAAGATCGAATTTTTGCAATCATAA
- a CDS encoding Type 1 glutamine amidotransferase-like domain-containing protein, translated as MPKRRLYLLGGNTSQREANAHFSRAAGGRNAQIALLLVYREGWEDFLQHYTKHWLDQGVLERNISVIMPNEKSTLDAHAAAQQLAAATGIFIGGGHSETYYAQYTKQPFKQLIKDNYAAGVPIAGNSAGALLMPDTVLLSPHDTDNQQAWSGPGLGLLHNQLISVHFSQWQDEYHLTAGLERHQVPYGYGIDEDACLYFENEQPTAVFGTEQVKRIEKGTL; from the coding sequence ATGCCGAAGCGAAGACTGTACTTACTTGGAGGAAATACCTCTCAAAGAGAAGCCAATGCCCATTTTAGCAGGGCAGCCGGCGGAAGAAATGCCCAAATTGCACTGCTGCTCGTCTACCGAGAAGGCTGGGAAGATTTTCTGCAGCACTATACAAAACACTGGCTGGATCAAGGGGTGCTCGAGCGCAATATCTCGGTTATTATGCCAAATGAGAAAAGCACATTAGACGCTCATGCAGCAGCACAGCAACTAGCAGCTGCTACTGGCATTTTTATCGGTGGCGGTCATTCTGAAACATACTATGCACAGTATACAAAACAGCCGTTCAAGCAGCTTATAAAAGACAACTATGCAGCTGGCGTTCCTATCGCCGGCAATAGTGCAGGAGCACTTCTGATGCCGGACACAGTCCTTCTCTCACCTCATGATACGGATAATCAACAAGCATGGAGCGGACCGGGACTCGGCTTGCTGCATAACCAGCTAATCAGCGTTCATTTCTCTCAGTGGCAAGATGAATACCATCTTACAGCTGGCTTAGAGCGACATCAAGTGCCTTACGGATACGGCATTGATGAAGATGCCTGCCTTTATTTCGAAAACGAACAGCCCACTGCGGTATTTGGTACAGAACAAGTAAAACGCATAGAAAAAGGGACCCTATAG
- a CDS encoding NAD(P)-dependent oxidoreductase yields MMKNMKRVGFIGIGVMGKSMSRNLMQAGFELDVYARTKAKAQDLVDTGAVWHDTPASLAQSADVVITMVGYPSDVQEVYFGENGILQHAKPGTYVIDMTTSKPALAEEIYAEAKKNGIFALDAPVSGGDVGARNGKLAIMVGGDEEAFQTVLPVLETMGENIILQGPAGFGQHTKLINQVTIASNMVGVCEAIAYAEHAGMDPSKVLQSITTGAAGSFSLSNLAPRMIKGDYDPGFYVKHFIKDMKLALEAAKEMHMMTPGLELSLSLYERLEANGDADLGTQALIKLFTKKALN; encoded by the coding sequence ATGATGAAAAATATGAAACGCGTAGGTTTTATAGGGATTGGCGTTATGGGTAAAAGTATGAGCCGTAATTTGATGCAAGCTGGATTTGAACTGGACGTCTATGCAAGAACAAAAGCAAAAGCACAGGATCTAGTAGACACGGGCGCTGTCTGGCATGATACACCAGCTAGCCTGGCACAATCGGCTGATGTCGTAATTACGATGGTCGGCTATCCTAGCGATGTGCAGGAAGTCTACTTTGGTGAAAATGGGATCCTCCAGCACGCTAAACCTGGAACATATGTCATAGATATGACCACTTCCAAACCAGCGTTAGCCGAAGAGATTTATGCAGAAGCAAAGAAAAACGGTATTTTCGCATTAGATGCACCAGTCTCCGGCGGTGATGTTGGTGCCAGAAACGGAAAGCTTGCCATCATGGTCGGTGGTGACGAAGAAGCATTCCAAACTGTATTGCCTGTATTGGAAACGATGGGTGAGAACATTATCCTGCAAGGACCTGCTGGTTTCGGGCAGCATACAAAACTAATTAACCAAGTGACCATCGCCAGTAATATGGTTGGTGTTTGCGAGGCAATTGCGTATGCAGAGCACGCAGGAATGGATCCGTCTAAAGTGCTTCAATCTATTACAACAGGAGCTGCTGGAAGTTTCAGCTTAAGCAACCTGGCTCCTCGAATGATTAAAGGTGACTATGATCCTGGGTTCTATGTGAAACATTTTATCAAGGACATGAAACTGGCGCTCGAAGCTGCAAAAGAAATGCACATGATGACACCAGGACTAGAACTAAGCCTCTCCCTATACGAACGATTGGAAGCAAATGGTGATGCAGATCTTGGGACACAAGCATTGATTAAATTATTTACGAAGAAAGCATTAAATTGA
- a CDS encoding ribonucleoside-diphosphate reductase subunit alpha: MLDTTQTVNWKEHVAAVLESRFAASDAKHLIQYGERLSQQKSWSSDKEWLNQLILEGLAQLDEEETQWTYIAASLYLEQLYFEAATNRGYKFEEKYGSFYSLIQQLTEIGIYSTSLLDTYSENDINYFHSLIDYKKDGLFTYIGLRTLADRYLATDHKGGTYELPQERFMIIAMTIMSKEPEEKRKELVTEAYWALSNLYMTVATPTLSNSGKSYGQLSSCFIDTVDDSLQGIFDSNTDIANLSKNGGGIGVYLGKIRSRGSAIKGFEGASSGVLPWMKQLNNTAVSVDQLGQRKGAIATYLDIWHKDIFPFLDAKLNNGDERQRTHDLFTGVCLPDIFMEQVQGRGNWYLFDPHEVRRVMGFSLEDFYDETRGEGSFREKYWACVENPDLHKEEIPAINVMKRILRSQLETGGPFMFYRDEVNRQNANKHAGMIYSSNLCTEIMQNQSPTLMTEQTTQDGKIIITKEPGDFVVCNLSSISLAKAVTEDVLERLVPIQVRMLDNVIDLNTIPVLQAQITNQKYRAIGLGTFGWHHLLALKHIDWESDEAVAYADELYEKIAYLTIQSSMQIAKEKGAYPIFEGSDWADGSYFDNKGYTTGESELDWKGLQEQVKANGMRNAYLMAVAPNSSTALIAGSTATTDPIFSKFYSEEKKDYKIPVTAPDLNAETDRYYKSAYEIDQQWSVKQNAARQKHIDQAISFNMYVPNSIKAKELLDLHIAVWDSGIKTSYYLRSTSN, translated from the coding sequence ATGTTAGATACGACACAAACAGTCAATTGGAAAGAGCATGTAGCAGCCGTGCTCGAATCACGCTTTGCGGCATCTGATGCAAAACACCTGATTCAATATGGTGAGCGGTTATCGCAGCAAAAATCCTGGTCATCCGATAAGGAATGGCTGAATCAGTTAATTCTGGAAGGGTTGGCGCAGCTTGATGAAGAAGAAACGCAATGGACATATATCGCAGCGAGTCTGTATTTGGAACAGCTTTATTTCGAAGCTGCTACTAATCGTGGTTACAAATTCGAAGAAAAGTACGGATCTTTCTACAGCTTAATCCAGCAATTGACTGAGATTGGTATCTATAGCACATCCCTTCTCGACACTTACAGTGAAAATGATATCAATTACTTCCATAGCTTGATCGATTACAAGAAAGACGGGTTGTTCACATATATTGGTCTGCGTACGCTTGCGGATCGTTACTTGGCAACAGATCATAAAGGCGGTACGTATGAGCTTCCGCAGGAACGTTTCATGATTATTGCCATGACAATTATGAGTAAGGAACCAGAAGAGAAACGTAAAGAGCTTGTAACAGAGGCATATTGGGCGTTGAGCAATCTTTATATGACAGTGGCTACGCCGACTTTGTCTAACTCTGGAAAGAGCTACGGACAGCTTTCCAGCTGCTTCATCGACACAGTGGATGACAGCTTGCAAGGTATTTTCGACAGCAACACAGATATTGCCAACTTGTCTAAAAATGGTGGTGGTATTGGTGTGTATCTTGGCAAAATCCGCAGCCGCGGCAGTGCCATCAAAGGTTTTGAAGGTGCCTCTTCTGGTGTGCTTCCATGGATGAAACAGCTGAATAATACAGCCGTAAGCGTCGATCAATTAGGTCAGCGTAAAGGTGCGATTGCTACGTACCTTGATATTTGGCATAAAGATATCTTCCCATTCCTCGATGCGAAATTGAATAATGGGGATGAGCGCCAGCGTACACATGACTTATTCACAGGTGTCTGCCTGCCGGATATCTTCATGGAACAAGTACAAGGACGCGGAAACTGGTATCTATTCGATCCGCATGAAGTTCGCCGTGTGATGGGCTTCTCTTTGGAAGACTTCTACGATGAAACAAGAGGAGAAGGATCTTTCCGCGAAAAATACTGGGCATGTGTTGAAAATCCGGATTTGCATAAAGAAGAAATCCCGGCTATCAATGTGATGAAACGTATTCTTCGCAGTCAGCTTGAAACAGGCGGTCCTTTCATGTTTTATCGTGATGAAGTAAACCGTCAGAATGCAAATAAACATGCAGGTATGATCTATTCCAGCAACCTTTGCACAGAAATTATGCAAAACCAAAGCCCTACGTTAATGACAGAACAGACGACACAAGACGGCAAAATTATTATCACAAAAGAACCTGGTGATTTTGTTGTGTGTAACCTTTCTTCCATCTCTTTGGCGAAAGCTGTTACAGAGGATGTCTTGGAGCGCTTAGTTCCAATCCAGGTTCGTATGCTGGATAATGTTATTGATTTGAACACAATTCCTGTCCTGCAAGCGCAAATTACAAACCAGAAGTACCGTGCCATCGGTCTTGGAACTTTCGGGTGGCATCACTTGCTTGCTTTGAAACATATTGATTGGGAAAGTGACGAAGCAGTAGCTTATGCTGATGAATTGTATGAGAAGATCGCTTACTTGACGATTCAGTCCAGCATGCAGATTGCCAAAGAGAAAGGTGCTTACCCAATCTTTGAAGGCTCTGACTGGGCAGATGGCAGCTACTTTGATAATAAAGGCTATACAACAGGCGAGTCTGAACTTGACTGGAAAGGTCTGCAAGAACAAGTGAAAGCAAACGGAATGCGTAACGCTTATTTGATGGCAGTCGCACCGAACTCTTCTACTGCTTTAATTGCAGGAAGTACAGCAACGACTGACCCGATCTTCAGCAAATTCTACTCTGAAGAAAAGAAGGATTATAAAATTCCGGTAACGGCTCCGGACTTGAATGCAGAAACAGATCGTTATTACAAATCTGCATATGAAATTGATCAGCAGTGGAGCGTAAAGCAAAATGCAGCACGCCAAAAGCATATTGATCAAGCTATTTCGTTCAACATGTACGTACCGAACTCCATTAAAGCAAAAGAACTGCTTGATTTGCATATCGCAGTTTGGGATTCTGGTATTAAAACGTCTTATTACTTGCGTTCTACATCTAACTAA
- a CDS encoding glutathione peroxidase, giving the protein MTVYDYAAVTLDGKEVNLRDYAGKVLVIVNTASKCGFAPQLEQLQEIYKNYQDKGLVILGFPSNQFMNQEPGSSEEIAEVCQRNYGVSFPMFEKIKVNGPDAHPLYKHLTNEAGGLFSKKIKWNFTKFLVDAEGHVVERFAPKTSPADMKPSIEKLLQQ; this is encoded by the coding sequence ATGACAGTATATGATTATGCCGCGGTTACCTTGGATGGAAAAGAAGTTAATCTAAGGGATTATGCCGGTAAAGTTCTCGTTATCGTGAACACGGCAAGTAAATGCGGATTTGCACCACAGCTTGAACAGCTGCAGGAGATATATAAGAACTATCAAGACAAGGGGCTTGTTATTCTCGGCTTTCCAAGTAACCAATTCATGAATCAAGAACCAGGAAGCAGTGAAGAAATCGCGGAAGTCTGTCAGCGCAATTACGGTGTTAGCTTTCCAATGTTTGAGAAGATAAAAGTAAACGGACCGGATGCACACCCGCTTTATAAGCATCTGACAAATGAGGCAGGCGGTCTTTTCTCTAAGAAAATAAAATGGAACTTCACAAAATTCCTAGTTGATGCGGAAGGACATGTGGTAGAGCGATTCGCACCAAAAACAAGTCCAGCAGATATGAAACCTTCTATTGAAAAACTGCTTCAACAATAA
- a CDS encoding cold shock domain-containing protein codes for MTGKVKWFNADKGFGFIEREDGDDVFVHFSAIQADGFKTLDEGQEVEFEIVEGNRGPQAANVTRL; via the coding sequence ATGACTGGAAAAGTAAAATGGTTTAACGCAGACAAAGGTTTTGGTTTCATCGAAAGAGAAGACGGAGACGACGTATTCGTACATTTCTCTGCTATCCAAGCTGACGGCTTCAAAACTCTTGACGAAGGTCAAGAAGTTGAATTCGAAATCGTTGAAGGCAACCGCGGCCCACAAGCTGCTAACGTAACTCGTCTGTAA
- a CDS encoding VOC family protein: protein MEFFLKQLDHVQLACPKGSEEQAREFFVDVLGFEEIEKPASLRVRGGVWFSCNSITVHLGIEEPFSPARKAHPAFEVEGLSSLRQHLDQHSVDFSDDADLPGADRIYVHDPFGNRLEFLEWH, encoded by the coding sequence GTGGAGTTTTTTCTAAAACAGCTGGATCATGTACAGCTTGCTTGCCCAAAAGGCAGTGAGGAGCAGGCAAGAGAGTTTTTTGTAGATGTACTAGGTTTTGAAGAAATCGAAAAGCCAGCCAGCTTGCGAGTAAGAGGCGGTGTGTGGTTCAGTTGCAACAGCATTACGGTACACTTGGGAATAGAAGAACCTTTTTCGCCAGCACGAAAAGCTCATCCGGCTTTTGAAGTAGAAGGGTTATCTTCCTTGCGGCAACATTTAGATCAACACAGTGTAGACTTTTCAGATGATGCAGACTTGCCAGGTGCAGACCGTATCTATGTGCATGACCCCTTTGGAAATAGACTGGAATTTTTAGAGTGGCATTAA
- a CDS encoding AEC family transporter, giving the protein MGYILTLLPIFGIFLIGFIGQKLLKFDIRSISKMSVYLLSPVLAFQTFYENRLSKDYMYLAIFVVGLCLALLLICYIISWVRRYDRQDTYSLMLGASFMNNGNYGAPLVLFVFGAAGFHYAVILLVLQQLVMATIGVFIAAKGGGANRSLRATLISVLKIPIIYGALLGILFQLLRMPLSGPISQAVQLVADAAIPTVMIVLGMQLATISLKALEYERLSYALVLKLLISPVVAYLFTFILPVDDMVKQIMILVAAMPTAANTTIYALEFGAKPSYVSSTTMVSTILSLVTLPILLFILV; this is encoded by the coding sequence GTGGGGTACATATTGACGTTATTGCCTATTTTTGGCATTTTTTTAATCGGCTTTATTGGTCAGAAGTTATTGAAGTTTGATATCCGCAGTATTTCGAAGATGTCCGTTTATTTGCTGTCCCCGGTTTTAGCTTTCCAGACATTTTATGAAAACCGGCTAAGCAAAGATTATATGTATCTAGCCATCTTCGTTGTCGGACTTTGTCTTGCACTGCTGCTGATCTGTTACATCATCAGCTGGGTGCGAAGATATGACCGTCAAGACACGTATAGCTTAATGCTGGGTGCATCATTTATGAATAATGGTAACTACGGTGCGCCGCTCGTGTTATTCGTATTTGGTGCAGCCGGGTTCCATTATGCAGTTATTCTGCTTGTTTTGCAGCAGCTTGTGATGGCAACGATTGGGGTCTTTATCGCTGCCAAAGGCGGAGGGGCAAATCGTTCTCTGCGCGCAACCTTGATATCTGTTTTGAAGATACCAATTATTTATGGAGCGTTGCTCGGAATTCTATTCCAGCTCTTGAGGATGCCGCTAAGCGGACCGATTTCCCAAGCTGTACAGCTCGTAGCTGATGCGGCAATACCTACCGTCATGATTGTTCTCGGTATGCAGCTGGCGACTATCTCATTAAAAGCCTTGGAATATGAACGTCTTTCGTATGCACTTGTACTTAAACTGCTCATATCCCCTGTTGTTGCTTACTTGTTTACTTTTATTTTGCCAGTTGACGATATGGTAAAGCAGATTATGATCTTGGTAGCTGCAATGCCTACAGCAGCTAACACGACTATATACGCACTTGAATTTGGCGCCAAGCCTTCTTATGTATCAAGTACAACTATGGTCAGCACCATTTTAAGTCTCGTTACGCTGCCAATACTGTTGTTTATCCTCGTATAA
- a CDS encoding rhodanese-related sulfurtransferase produces MSDYRVLLYYNYVDIEDPEAFASEHLKACKELGLKGRILVAKEGMNGTCSGTVEQTQAYMDMMHAKPGFEEMVFKIDQADEHAFKKMHVRARPELVTLRLEDDIDPRETTGNYLSPKEFYEAMQDENTVVLDARNDYEYDLGHFRGAIRPEIETFRDLPDWVRENKDILEGKRVLTYCTGGIRCEKFSGWLVREGFEDVGQLHGGIATYGKDPEVQGQLWDGRMYVFDSRISVPINQKEHVIVAKDYFDNEPCERYVNCADPSCNRQIICSEENEHKYLRGCSDSCRRSPRNMYVEEHGLTPEEVEERLAELENETVAN; encoded by the coding sequence ATGAGTGATTATCGCGTATTGTTGTATTATAACTATGTAGATATTGAAGATCCGGAAGCTTTTGCCAGCGAACATTTGAAAGCTTGCAAGGAACTCGGATTAAAAGGCCGTATCCTTGTTGCGAAAGAAGGTATGAATGGTACCTGCTCCGGAACAGTAGAACAAACACAAGCATATATGGACATGATGCATGCGAAACCAGGATTTGAAGAAATGGTCTTCAAGATTGACCAAGCAGATGAACATGCTTTCAAGAAAATGCATGTACGTGCGCGTCCTGAATTGGTAACGCTGCGTCTGGAAGATGATATAGACCCTCGTGAGACAACAGGCAACTACCTATCTCCGAAGGAATTTTACGAAGCAATGCAGGATGAGAACACAGTAGTTCTTGATGCTAGGAATGATTATGAGTATGATCTCGGTCACTTCCGCGGCGCTATCCGTCCTGAAATCGAAACATTCCGCGACCTGCCAGACTGGGTCCGCGAGAACAAAGATATACTAGAAGGAAAACGCGTTCTTACCTATTGCACAGGCGGTATCCGCTGTGAGAAATTCTCCGGCTGGCTTGTTCGCGAAGGTTTTGAAGATGTTGGCCAATTGCATGGCGGTATTGCCACATACGGTAAAGATCCAGAAGTACAAGGACAGCTTTGGGATGGCCGCATGTATGTATTTGACAGCCGTATCTCTGTACCAATTAACCAAAAAGAACATGTCATCGTGGCGAAAGATTACTTTGATAATGAGCCTTGTGAACGATATGTAAATTGCGCAGATCCTTCTTGCAACCGACAGATCATTTGCTCTGAAGAAAATGAGCACAAGTATCTTCGCGGCTGCTCTGACAGCTGCCGCCGCTCCCCGCGTAACATGTACGTGGAAGAACACGGCTTAACACCAGAAGAAGTCGAAGAGCGTCTTGCTGAATTGGAAAACGAAACAGTAGCAAACTAA